Within the Thermocladium sp. ECH_B genome, the region GTTCTCTTTACCATAGAATGCTTGGGAACGCCTTAAGCCATGATTGGGCTTCACCTTTATTTATCTAGTTTTAAAAGCGAGATTTAGCTCAACAAGAGCTTAGGCAGATTAATGCGTGGACTGCATGGAATCCCCTCTAGAATAGGCTATCATGAGTTTCACAATCATGTTTTTGCGTAATATTCATAAACCTTGATTTATATAGTTGTTAATGTTATGGTTAGAGTTGCCGTGAAGCTGGTGTCTTGGGATGAAATAGTTGATTGGGCACGTGATTTATCCAATAAAATAATCAATAGTGGATGGGGGCCCGAAGTAATCATGGCCGTTGCCCGCGGCGGTTATGTGCCGGCTAGGCTGGTCTGCGATAATTTAGGCGTAACCGATTTAGTGAGCGTTCAAGTTGTTCATTGGCCTAGCACTGCTCAAGTTATAGAGAAGGCATTCATTAAGCATGAGGCAAAGGGAGAAAGCTTAATGGGTAAGAGGGTGCTCGTCATAGATGACATTGTGGATACGGGTGACAGCATTGCATTGGCGAAGGCCTATGCTGAGAAGGCCGGCGCAAGCGAAGTGAGGTCAGCGGCACTCCAATGGATATCAACAGTAGCTAAATTCAAGCCTGATTATTATTCATTAAATGTAACCGATTGGAAGTGGTTCGTTTATCCATGGAATATAACCGAGGACGTGACTAACTTCGTTAAGAGAATAGTGACAGAGGAGGCTTCGTCAAAGAAGCATTGGGGTCTCACGGAAATCTTGGATAGGATGCGTGNGTGGTATGGAGATGAAGTAATGAAAGTGCCTCTTTCCTATATAAGTAAGGCGCTCAGCAATTTGGAGCAGTTAGGATTAATGAGTAGGACAAGCAATGGGGCGGAGTACATAGTTAATAAGTAAATATAAGTTCGATAATTTAATAAGGTAAAACGCTTGGGATGATTCTAGGCGGGGAGACCTAAGCGATGGGACTTGACCATAAGTGTGATATATGTAAGGATAATATTGCCAAGTATGTATGCAATAAGTGCGGTAGGCATGTTTGTGAATTGGATTTCGATAAGGAACACGGTATCTGCCTAGTATGCTTGGAGACGGCTTGTTATATTTGCGGCGATTATTCAGTATCAACCTGCGCCTCCTGTGGACGATTGGTTTGCAGAAAACATAGCATTAGGATTGGGCTGAAGAGGATATGCTTGAATTGCGCCAACTCCACGTAGGCATATATATTCGCATCCACATGAGGGATCGAGGCAAGGGCTTTGTTTCTGAGGAAGGAGATCGGTGAAAGTTTGATGAAGCGTTTTCATTTTTCTTCACCGGAGACCCAGTCCGTAAGGGCCCGGGGTAGTTAACTTGGGAGGGGAGTTCGCTTCGCGATGAGGATATAGGGGAAAGAGTGGGGAGTATTCTACATTAATGGATGCGTCTCCTTAACTGGGGAACCCCATCATGGGGTAGTGCGGAGGCAATAATGTATTGCCCTTTTCTCTCTGTTCTCAATTGCCTC harbors:
- a CDS encoding phosphoribosyl transferase codes for the protein MVRVAVKLVSWDEIVDWARDLSNKIINSGWGPEVIMAVARGGYVPARLVCDNLGVTDLVSVQVVHWPSTAQVIEKAFIKHEAKGESLMGKRVLVIDDIVDTGDSIALAKAYAEKAGASEVRSAALQWISTVAKFKPDYYSLNVTDWKWFVYPWNITEDVTNFVKRIVTEEASSKKHWGLTEILDRMRXWYGDEVMKVPLSYISKALSNLEQLGLMSRTSNGAEYIVNK